The window TCTACTCGCTGGCCACGCCCAACGGCGTGAAGGTCACGGTGATGCTGGAGGAGCTGCTGGCCGCGGGGTTCGGCGCCGCCGAATACGACGCCTGGCTGATCAAGATCGGCGAGGGCGACCAGTTCGGCAGCGGCTTCGTGGGGGTGAACCCCAACTCCAAGATCCCGGCCTTGATGGACCGGAGCGGGCCGGAGCCGGTGCGCGTCTTCGAGTCGGGCGCGATTTTGCTCTACCTGTCCGAGAAGTTCGGCGCCTTCCTGCCGAAGGCGCATCCGGCCCGCACCGAGGCCCTGAGCTGGCTGTTCTGGCAGATGGGCAGCGGCCCCTACCTCGGCGGCGGCTTCGGCCACTTCTACGCCTACGCGCCCACCAAGATCGAATACGCGATTGACCGCTTCGCCATGGAGGCCAAGCGCCAGCTCGACGTGCTCGACAAGCGCCTCGCCGACAACGAGTTCCTGGCCGGAGCGGACTATTCCATCGCCGACATGGCGGTCTGGCCCTGGTACGGCGCCCTCATGCAGGGGAAGATGTACGGCGAATCCGCCACCTTCCTGTCCGTGTCCGAGTACCGGAACGTCAAGCGCTGGACCGACGCGATCGCGGCGCGCCCGGCCGTGAAGCGCGGGCGCATGGTCAACCGCATGATGGGCGACCCCTCGGAGCAGCTCCACGAGCGCCACGACGCCGCAGACTTCGACACCAAGACGCAGGACAAGGTGGCCCCGGCCGCGTCCTGAACCGCGAGCGCCCCGACACTGAGTTCGCTCCTCAGTGGTCTTGCCCGACGATATGCGTCACGATGGCGCGCCGCCGTCGCCCGGCCGAGGCCGGACGGCGGGGCGGGCACGGTGGCCGACATGGCGGAACGCGGGGACGAGCTGATCGACCGGATCTACGAAGCCGGGCTGGTGCCCGAGCTTTGGCCGGCCGTGCTGGCCTCGATGGCGGACCGGTTCGACGGGGCGGGTGCGGTGCTGATCGCCGGCGACCGCGGCTCGACCCGCATCACCTGCTCGACGGGCTTCGAGGGCGTCGTCTCGGGCTTCGTCGAGGAGGGCTGGGCCGCGCGCAACCGGCGCATGGAGCGCGCCCGCGCGAAGCGGCATCCGGGCTTCATCACCGAGCACGACCTGTTCACGCTGGACGAGCTCCTCGCCGACCCGGCGCTCGAAGGCTTCTTCCTGCCGCGCGGCATCGGCGGCGAGCTCGGCACCCTCATCGCCATGCCGACCGGCGACGACGTCCTCGTCACGGTGCAGCGGCGCTTCTCGCTCGGTCCCGCCCCGGCCGCCGCCGTGGCGGAGGCCGACGCGCTGCGGCCCCACCTCGCGCGCGCGGCGCTGCTGTCGGCCCGCATCGGCCTCGAACGCGCCCGCGCCTCCGCGGACGCGCTGCAGGCGGTCGGCCTGCCGGTGGCGGTGCTGGCGGCGGGCGGCCGGGTGCTGACCGCCAACGCGCTGTTCGACGCGGCCACCCCCGCCGTGGCGCGGGAATGGGGTGGCCGCGCGGCCCTGGCCGACGCGCGCGCCGACGCGCTCCTGGCCGAGGCGCTCCGCCATCTGCCGGGGGAGGGCGGGACGCGGTCGATCCCGCTGCGGGCGCCGCACGGGCGCTCACCGCCCGGCGTGGCCCACCTCGTCCCGATCCGCCGCTCGGCCCACGACGTCTTCGTCGGCGCCGCGGCGTTGCTGGTGCTGACCTTCCCCGGCGAGCGCCGCCGGGCGGACGCGGACCTGCTGCGCGGCCTCTTCGACCTCACGCCCGCCGAGGCGCGGGTGGCGCAGCTCGTGTGCGAGGGGGAGCTGTCGATGCCCGAGGTCGCCTCGTCGCTGCGGATCTCCTACGAGACGGCCCGCAAGCACCTGCGCTCGGTGTTCGGCAAGACCGGCACGGGCCGGCAGTCGGAGCTGGTGGCGCTGCTCGGGCGGATCGCGGGGTGAGGGCGGTCCCGCCGCCGGCGGGTCACCCCCACAGCCCCCGCGCCGCCGCCTTGGAGGCCACGAGCCTCAGCCGCACGAGCCGCGACAGCACGGCCTCGGGCGCCTTGCCCGTGGCGGCGCAGATCTCGTCGAGGTCGCCCGCCACCGCGAAGCTGGCCTGGAGCTTCGCGTCGTCGCGCGCCGTCCACTGCGCGGCGGCGGCCTCGGGATCGGGCGCGAAGGGCGCGACGTCGGCGGGGTCGACCGAATAGTCGCGCCTGGAGCCCGCCCTGGCGTCGCTCCGCGCCCGGCTCGCCGCCGGGCCGGCCGGCACCGACGCGGCGGGGGCGGAGCGCTCCGGCCGCGGGGGCAGGGGGCGCGGCTCCTTCTGCCAGGGCAGGCCGAGCGGCATCAGCACGTCGGCGTCGGGGTGCTCGGGGTCGGTGCCGGCGTGGGCGTCGCCGGCGAACTCCGCCACGAAGCGCGAGCGCTTCGAGGCGCTGCCGCCGCGCTCCGCGGAATAGGTGAGGCCGAGGATGCGCTTCGCGCGCGTCACCGCCACGTAGGCGACGCGCCGCTCCTCCTCGATCTCGGCGCCGGCGACCGGCATCACGCCCTCCTCCAGCCCCACCACGAAAACCGCCTCCCATTCGAGGCCCTTCGCGGAATGCACGGTGGACAGCACCACGGCGTCCTCGGAGGGGCGGCGCAGGGCGCGGCTCTGCTCGGCGATGCGGTCCATCAGCGCGTCGAGCCCGTCGCAGTCGGCCGCGAGGGCGGCGAGCGCGTCGCACAGGTTGGTCCAGTCGCGCTGCTCGCGCTCGGCGGACTTCTTCGGCAGCGCGTCGCCCACAACGCGGCGCGCGTGGCGGCAGGCTTCGGCGAAGGAGCGCACGGGCGGCACCTTGTCGAGCCGCCGCCGCACGCTCTCGCCGCGCTTGCCCGTGCCCATCTTCTCGATGGCGCGGCGGTCGTCCGCGTCGATCAGGTAGAACAGCGCGCCGAGGAACAGCTTCGCGGCCGGGCTCTGCCACAGATCGCCGGCGCCGCGCACGTCGAAGGGGATGTGCAGGGCTTCCAGCGCGCCCTGGAACGCCATGCCGGTCGAGCCCGCGCGGTAGAGCACGGCGATCTCGTGGTAGGGCATGCCGTTCTGCAGCAGCGTCTGGATGGCGCGCACCACCTGGCGCACCTCGGCGTCCGGCGTGGAATAGCCGCGGATCGCCACCGAGCCCTCCGCCTCCAGCGCCGGCCCGTAGTCCTTGGTGAAGCGGTCGCGGTTCTTGGCGATGAGCCGCTTGGCGCCTGCGACGATCTCCGGCGTCGAGCGGTAGTTCCTGTCGAGCAGGTGCAGCACGGCGTCGGCGTGGCGGCGCTTGAAGTCCAGCGTGTAGCGGATGTCGGCGGCGCGGAAGGTGAACAGCGTCTGGTCGTCGTCGCCCACCGCCCACAGGTGCACGCCGCCCGAGCGGAAGTGCTCGATCAAGCGGTGCTGGCCGAGGTTGATGTCCTGGTACTCGTCGACGAGCAGGTGGTCGACGGCGCCCGCCACCGCGCGGCCGTAGGCGGGGTGGTCGCCCACCGCGCGCAAGAGCCGAGGCACCATGTCGGCGAAGTCGATGGCGCCGGCCTCGCGCAAAGCTTCCTCGTAGACGGCGAAGAACTCGGCCGCGCGGTGGCCCACCTCGTCGTCCCGCGCGAGGCCGCGCCGGTAGGCCTGCGCGTCGAGCAGCTGCTCCTTGGCGCCCGAGATGATGTCGAGGATGTCGCCCTCGTCGTTCCAGTACATGCGCCTGGAGCCGAAAACGGCGCGGCCCTGGTGGGCGCCCCACACGTCAATGCGCTCGGGCAGGCCGGCGAGGTGGGGTTTGCGTTGCAGGCAGCGCAGCGCCAAGCTGTGGAACGTGTAGACGCGCAGCTCGGCCGGGTTGTCGACGTCGAGGTCGCGCGCGATGCGGACGCGCATCTCCTCCGCGGCCTTCTTGGTGAAGGTCAGCGCCATGATGCGGGCGGGGTCGATGCCGCTGTCGCGCAGGTGGCGGAAGCGCCCGACCAGCGTCGACGTCTTGCCCGAGCCGGGGCCCGCCAGCACGAGCTGGATCGGGTGGTTCGAGCTGGCGGCGCGGCGCTGGGACGGGTCGAGGTCGGACATCGCGCCCCTCA is drawn from Lichenibacterium dinghuense and contains these coding sequences:
- a CDS encoding ATP-dependent helicase; amino-acid sequence: MSDLDPSQRRAASSNHPIQLVLAGPGSGKTSTLVGRFRHLRDSGIDPARIMALTFTKKAAEEMRVRIARDLDVDNPAELRVYTFHSLALRCLQRKPHLAGLPERIDVWGAHQGRAVFGSRRMYWNDEGDILDIISGAKEQLLDAQAYRRGLARDDEVGHRAAEFFAVYEEALREAGAIDFADMVPRLLRAVGDHPAYGRAVAGAVDHLLVDEYQDINLGQHRLIEHFRSGGVHLWAVGDDDQTLFTFRAADIRYTLDFKRRHADAVLHLLDRNYRSTPEIVAGAKRLIAKNRDRFTKDYGPALEAEGSVAIRGYSTPDAEVRQVVRAIQTLLQNGMPYHEIAVLYRAGSTGMAFQGALEALHIPFDVRGAGDLWQSPAAKLFLGALFYLIDADDRRAIEKMGTGKRGESVRRRLDKVPPVRSFAEACRHARRVVGDALPKKSAEREQRDWTNLCDALAALAADCDGLDALMDRIAEQSRALRRPSEDAVVLSTVHSAKGLEWEAVFVVGLEEGVMPVAGAEIEEERRVAYVAVTRAKRILGLTYSAERGGSASKRSRFVAEFAGDAHAGTDPEHPDADVLMPLGLPWQKEPRPLPPRPERSAPAASVPAGPAASRARSDARAGSRRDYSVDPADVAPFAPDPEAAAAQWTARDDAKLQASFAVAGDLDEICAATGKAPEAVLSRLVRLRLVASKAAARGLWG
- the yghU gene encoding glutathione-dependent disulfide-bond oxidoreductase, which encodes MTDETEYAPPTVWTWKQGNGGQFANINRPVSGPTHDKELPVGRHPLQLYSLATPNGVKVTVMLEELLAAGFGAAEYDAWLIKIGEGDQFGSGFVGVNPNSKIPALMDRSGPEPVRVFESGAILLYLSEKFGAFLPKAHPARTEALSWLFWQMGSGPYLGGGFGHFYAYAPTKIEYAIDRFAMEAKRQLDVLDKRLADNEFLAGADYSIADMAVWPWYGALMQGKMYGESATFLSVSEYRNVKRWTDAIAARPAVKRGRMVNRMMGDPSEQLHERHDAADFDTKTQDKVAPAAS
- a CDS encoding helix-turn-helix transcriptional regulator; the protein is MAERGDELIDRIYEAGLVPELWPAVLASMADRFDGAGAVLIAGDRGSTRITCSTGFEGVVSGFVEEGWAARNRRMERARAKRHPGFITEHDLFTLDELLADPALEGFFLPRGIGGELGTLIAMPTGDDVLVTVQRRFSLGPAPAAAVAEADALRPHLARAALLSARIGLERARASADALQAVGLPVAVLAAGGRVLTANALFDAATPAVAREWGGRAALADARADALLAEALRHLPGEGGTRSIPLRAPHGRSPPGVAHLVPIRRSAHDVFVGAAALLVLTFPGERRRADADLLRGLFDLTPAEARVAQLVCEGELSMPEVASSLRISYETARKHLRSVFGKTGTGRQSELVALLGRIAG